A genomic stretch from Prionailurus bengalensis isolate Pbe53 chromosome E2, Fcat_Pben_1.1_paternal_pri, whole genome shotgun sequence includes:
- the ANKRD11 gene encoding ankyrin repeat domain-containing protein 11 isoform X10: MPKGGCSRTPQHEDFSLSNDMVEKQTGKKDKDKVSLTKTPKLDRGDGGKEVRERATKRKLPFTVGANGEQKDSDTEKQGPERKRIKKEPVTRKAGLLFGMGLSGIRAGYPLSERQQVALLMQMTAEESANSPVDTTPKHPSQSTVCQKGTPNSASKTKDKVNKRNERGETRLHRAAIRGDARRIKELIGEGADVNVKDFAGWTALHEACNRGYYDVAKQLLAAGAEVNTKGLDDDTPLHDAANNGHYKVVKLLLRYGGNPQQSNRKGETPLKVANSPTMVNLLLGKGTYTSSEESSTESSEEEDAPSFAPSSSVDGNNTDSEFEKGLKHKAKNPEPQKTVTPVKDEYEFDEDDEQDRVPPVDDKHLLKKDYRKETKSNSFISIPKMEVKSYTKNNTIAPKKAAHRILSDTSDEEDVGVTVGTGEKLRLSAHAILPGNKTREPSSSKQQKEKNKVKKKRKKETKGKEVRFGKRNDKFCSSESESESSESGEDDGDSVGSSGCLKESPLVLKDPSLFSSLSASSTSSHGSSAAQKHNPGHADQHARHWRTDNWKSISSPAWSEVSSLSDSTRTRLTSESDCSSEGSSVESLKPVRKKQEHRKRGGLQSALSEKKNSFHAGVDGAIPKLDKEGKVVKKHKTKHKHKNKEKGLCSVGQELKLKSFTYEYEDCKQRPEKAILLDGDVPSEGKLKALKHDRDHFRREERLGKVKSEDRESWLFKEEVVKVSKDEKALKRIKDVSRSFREEKDRASKAEREKLVKEKSPKEERPRLYKEERKKRSKDRPAKPEKKNDCKEDRLPKEKEKAFKEEKDKARKEKVYREDSSAFDEYCNKSQFLENEDTKFSLSDDQQDRWFSDLSDSSFDFKGDDSWDSPVTDYRDVKSDPVARLILETVKEDSKEKKRESKGREKRDYGDRRSDRDAFFRKKDRDCLDKSSERRREQADKHKGIPGCLPDKDKKRRESAEGGRDRKDGLEAAKERKDGRPKPEEAHREEPKEVAGEAGFKDRPDCDFGKGPEPWERLHAARDKEKKERGKLEKYKDKSGDRDKSEKSVLEKCQKDKEFDKCFKEKKDPKEKHKDKERKASLDQGKEKREKNFPGLLSEDFPEKKDEKKGKEKSWYIADIFTDESEDEKDEFAASGLRLGDAGDAPRADGPQDADRHRKHSADRQHSEKQKERELREKKREKGAAEGAKDKKEKVLEKHKDKKDKEGADKYKDRKDRTSADPTQEKKSKQKPPEKLERKPSAEDRARSRHRERPDREHCRDRKVSRSAEAEKSLLERLEEEALHAYREDSNDKASEVSSDSFTDRGQEPGLSALLEVSFTEPPEEKVRERERHRHSSSSSKKSHDRERVRKDKCEKRDKSDDYKDTGSRKDPGQCDKDFSDADAYGIPYGAKVDVEDELDKTIELFAAEKKDKNDSEREPSKKADKELKPYGCGAAGALKDKRRRERHRERWRDEREKHRDRHSDGPPRHHKDEQKPAARDKDNPPNALRDKSRDESLKLSEAKPKEKFKENPEKEKGDSVKVGNGNDKPPAARDQGKRDARPREKLLGDGDLMMTSFERMLSQKDLEVEERHKRHKERMKQMEKMRHRSGDPKLKDRAKPAEDARKKGLDVPARRPLVPDPAPKDKRPKEPALAPPAADGKPPLGPAGDARDWLAGPHAKEALPASPRPDQGRPTGVPTPASVVSCPSYEEAMHTPRTPSCSADDYSDLIFDCADPQPVSSTSASACSPSFFDRFSVAASGISETASQTPTRPLCTSLYRSVSVDIRRTPEEEFSTGDKLFRQQSVPTASTYGSPGQRLEDKAPVPPGPAEKFACLSPGYYSPDYGIPSPKADALHCPPAAVVNVTPSPEGAFSGLQAKSPPSHRDELLAPSMEGALPPDLGIPLDATEDQQATAAIIPPEPSYLEPLDEGPFSTVITEDPVEWAHPAASEQALSCSLMGGAPENPVSWPVGPDLLLKSPQRLPESPQHFCPTEALHPAAPGPFGAPEPPYPGSPDSYPLSATEPGLEGAKGDVVDTVPAAVPAPEEPAPFAPPSRLEPFFTNCKPLPDAPPDAAPEPACLATVTQVEALAPMENNFLENGHDLSALGQVEAVPWPDGFPNSEDDLDLGPFSLPELPLQAKDVSDVETEPVEETPLGPPEDTPAGPPVVPSGGDVPAAAAEEQPALPPDQAAPRLPAEPEPEPPEEPKPDVMLETTVEAGVTSEGRVPPEDSDSSLGPAPPAPERHPAGSGDEEAEGRDPPAVSHGTPDAGVVAAAAAADGSAQAHVEDGAGPLDGAGPEGPVGGIQPEASEPEPKPAVEAPKAPKVEEIPQRMTRNRAQMLANQSKQSSPPADKEPAPAPPARAKGRCCEEDDPQAQHPRKRRFQRSSQQLQQQMNTSTQQTREVIQQTLAAIVDAIKLDDIEPYHSDRSNPYFEYLQIRKKIEEKRKILCYITPQAPQCYAEYVTYTGSYLLDGKPLSKLHIPVIAPPPSLAEPLKELFKQQEAVRGKLRLQHSIEREKLIVSCEQEILRVHCRAARTIANQAVPFSACTMLLDSEVYNMPLESQGDENKSVRDRFNARQFISWLQDVDDKYDRMKTCLLMRQQHEAAALNAVQRMEWQLKAQELDPAGHKALCVHEVPSFYVPMVDVNDDFVLLPA; encoded by the exons GTGGTGAAGCTGTTGTTGCGGTATGGCGGGAACCCTCAGCAAAGCAACAGAAAAGGCGAGACGCCGCTGAAGGTGGCCAACTCCCCGACCATGGTGAATCTCCTGCTGGGCAAGGGGACCTACACGTCCAGCGAGGAGAGCTCGACCG AGAGCTCAGAGGAGGAAGACGCCCCATCGTTCGCACCTTCTAGTTCAGTTGACGGCAATAACACAGACTCTGAATTTGAAAAAGGCCTGAAGCACAAGGCTAAGAATCCAGAGCCCCAGAAAACTGTGACCCCCGTCAAGGATGAGTACGAGTTTGACGAGGACGACGAGCAGGACAGAGTCCCTCCAGTGGACGACAAACACTTACTGAAAAAGGATTACAGAAAAGAAACTAAgtcaaatagttttatttctatacccaaaatggaagtgaaaagttACACTAAAAATAACACGATTGCACCAAAGAAAGCGGCTCATCGCATCCTGTCAGACACGTCAGACGAGGAGGACGTTGGTGTCACTGTGGGGACAGGAGAGAAGCTGAGGCTCTCGGCACACGCGATACTGCCCGGTAACAAAACGCGGGAACCGTCCAGCTccaagcagcagaaagagaaaaataaagtgaaaaagaagCGAAAGAAGGAGACAAAAGGCAAGGAAGTGCGGTTTGGGAAAAGGAATGACAAGTTCTGCTCCTCCGAGTCGGAGAGCGAGTCCTCGGAGAGCGGGGAGGACGACGGGGACTCGGTGGGGAGCTCTGGCTGCCTCAAGGAGTCCCCACTGGTGCTGAAGGACCCGTCCCTGTTCAGCTCTCTGTCCGCCTCCTCCACCTCGTCTCACGGGAGCTCTGCCGCCCAGAAGCATAACCCCGGCCACGCGGACCAGCACGCCAGGCACTGGCGGACAGACAATTGGAAAAGCATCTCTTCTCCCGCCTGGTCAGAGGTCAGCTCTTTATCAGACTCCACAAGGACGAGACTGACGAGCGAGTCTGACTGCTCCTCCGAGGGCTCCAGCGTGGAGTCGCTGAAGCCCGTGAGGAAGAAGCAGGAGCACAGGAAGCGGGGCGGCCTGCAGAGCGCGCTGTCGGAGAAGAAGAACTCTTTCCACGCCGGCGTGGACGGCGCCATTCCCAAGCTGGACAAGGAGGGCAAGGTCGTCAAGAAACACaagacaaaacacaaacacaaaaacaaggaGAAGGGGCTGTGCTCCGTGGGTCAGGAGCTCAAGCTGAAAAGTTTCACTTACGAGTATGAGGACTGCAAGCAGCGGCCGGAGAAGGCCATACTCCTGGACGGCGACGTCCCCAGTGAGGGCAAGCTGAAGGCCTTGAAGCACGACCGGGACCACTTCAGGAGGGAAGAGCGGCTCGGCAAGGTGAAGTCGGAAGACAGGGAGTCCTGGCTCTTCAAAGAGGAGGTGGTCAAGGTTTCCAAAGACGAGAAGGCCCTGAAGAGAATCAAGGATGTGAGCAGGTCTTTCCGCGAAGAGAAAGACCGTGCGAgtaaagcagaaagagagaaactggtgaaggagaagtctcccaaagagGAACGACCGAGGCTctacaaagaggaaagaaagaaaaggtccaAAGACAGGCCCGCCAAGCCAGAGAAGAAGAACGATTGTAAGGAGGACAGGCTTccgaaggagaaggagaaggctttcaaggaagagaaagacaaagcgagaaaagaaaaagtctacaGGGAAGACTCCTCCGCTTTCGACGAGTATTGTAATAAGAGCCAGTTTCTGGAGAACGAAGACACCAAATTCAGCCTTTCTGACGACCAGCAGGATCGGTGGTTCTCGGACTTGTCCGATTCGTCCTTCGATTTCAAAGGGGACGACAGTTGGGATTCTCCAGTGACAGACTACAGGGATGTGAAAAGTGACCCCGTGGCCAGACTGATCCTGGAGACCGTGAAGGAGGACAGCAAGGAAAAGAAGCGGGAGAGCAAGGGCCGTGAGAAGCGGGACTACGGGGACAGGCGCAGCGACAGGGACGCCTTCTTCCGGAAGAAGGACAGAGACTGTCTGGACAAGAGCTCcgagaggaggagggagcaggcgGACAAGCATAAGGGCATCCCCGGCTGCCTTCCCGACAAGGACAAAAAGCGGAGGGAGTCCGCCGAGGGCGGGCGGGACAGGAAGGACGGCCTCGAGGCCGCCAAGGAGCGGAAGGATGGCCGGCCCAAGCCCGAGGAGGCCCACCGGGAGGAGCCGAAGGAGGTGGCCGGCGAGGCCGGCTTCAAGGACAGGCCCGACTGTGACTTTGGGAAGGGCCCCGAGCCCTGGGAGAGGCTCCACGCAGCAAGAgacaaggagaagaaggaaagggggaaattagagaaatacaaagataagtCCGGTGACAGAGACAAAAGCGAAAAGTCTGTCCTCGAGAAATGTCAGAAGGACAAGGAGTTTGACAAGTGCTTTAAAGAGAAGAAGGATCCCAAGGAGAAGCACAAGGACAAGGAGAGAAAGGCGTCTCTTGaccaggggaaagaaaagagggagaagaattTCCCTGGGCTTCTGTCCGAGGACTTCCCTGAAAAAAAAGACGAGAAGAAGGGTAAAGAGAAGAGCTGGTACATCGCCGACATATTCACAGACGAAAGCGAGGACGAGAAGGACGAGTTTGCGGCCAGCGGGCTCCGACTCGGGGACGCTGGGGACGCGCCGCGGGCGGACGGCCCCCAGGACGCCGACCGGCACCGGAAGCACTCTGCCGACCGGCAGCACTCGGAGAAGCAGAAGGAGCGAGAGCTccgagaaaagaaaagggagaagggagccgCGGAAGGGgcgaaagacaagaaagaaaaggtccTGGAGAAGCACAAGGACAAGAAGGACAAAGAGGGTGCGGACAAGTACAAGGACAGGAAGGACCGCACCTCGGCCGACCCCACccaggaaaagaagagcaagCAGAAGCCTCCCGAGAAGCTGGAGCGGAAGCCCTCCGCGGAGGACAGGGCCAGGAGCAGGCACCGCGAGAGGCCGGACCGGGAGCACTGCCGGGACAGGAAGGTGTCGAGGAGCGCCGAGGCGGAGAAGAGCCTGctggagaggctggaggaggaggccctGCACGCGTACCGGGAGGACTCCAACGACAAGGCCAGCGAGGTGTCCTCGGACAGCTTCACCGACCGCGGGCAGGAGCCCGGCCTGAGCGCCCTCCTGGAGGTGTCCTTCACGGAGCCCCCGGAGGAgaaggtcagggagagagaaaggcacagacaCTCTTCGTCCTCGTCCAAGAAGAGCCACGATCGGGAGAGGGTCCGGAAAGACAAGTGTGAGAAGAGAGACAAGAGCGACGATTACAAGGACACGGGCAGCAGGAAGGACCCCGGCCAGTGCGACAAGGACTTCTCGGACGCCGACGCTTACGGGATCCCTTACGGCGCCAAAGTGGACGTAGAGGACGAGCTAGATAAAACCATCGAGTTGTTCGCCGccgaaaagaaagataaaaatgattcCGAGAGAGAGCCTTCCAAGAAAGCGGACAAGGAGCTGAAGCCTTATGGCTGTGGCGCCGCCGGTGCCCTCAAGGACAAGAGGCGGCGGGAGAGGCACCGCGAGAGGTGGCGGGACGAGCGGGAGAAGCACAGGGACAGGCACAGCGACGGGCCCCCGCGGCACCACAAGGACGAGCAGAAGCCCGCAGCCAGAGACAAGGACAACCCTCCAAACGCACTCAGAGACAAGTCCCGGGACGAGAGCCTGAAGCTCAGCGAGGCCAAACCGAAGGAGAAGTTCAAGGAAAACCCGGAGAAGGAAAAGGGTGACTCGGTGAAGGTCGGCAACGGCAACGATAAGCCGCCGGCAGCCAGAGACCAGGGCAAGAGAGATGCCCGGCCCAGAGAGAAGCTTCTGGGCGACGGCGACCTGATGATGACCAGCTTCGAGCGCATGCTGTCCCAGAAGGACCTGGAGGTCGAGGAGCGGCACAAGCGGCACAAGGAGAGGATGAAGCAGATGGAGAAGATGAGGCACCGGTCCGGAGACCCGAAGCTCAAGGACAGGGCGAAGCCCGCTGAGGACGCGCGCAAGAAGGGCCTGGACGTGCCCGCACGGAGGCCGCTGGTGCCGGACCCCGCCCCGAAGGACAAGAGGCCCAAGGAGCCCGCTCTGGCCCCGCCGGCCGCCGACGGCAAGCCCCCCCTGGGGCCGGCCGGGGACGCCAGGGACTGGCTGGCCGGGCCGCACGCGAAAGAGGCGCTGCCCGCCTCCCCGAGGCCGGACCAGGGCCGGCCCACCGGGGTCCCCACGCCCGCGTCCGTGGTGTCGTGCCCCAGCTACGAGGAGGCCATGCACACGCCCAGGACCCCGTCCTGCAGCGCGGACGACTACTCCGACCTCATTTTCGACTGCGCTGACCCCCAGCCCGTCTCCAGCACGTCCGCCAGCGCCTGCTCCCCCTCTTTTTTCGACAGGTTCTCTGTGGCAGCGAGCGGGATTTCGGAAACCGCGAGCCAGACGCCTACGAGGCCGCTGTGCACGAGCCTGTACCGTTCGGTGTCTGTCGATATCCGGAGGACCCCCGAGGAAGAATTCAGCACTGGGGACAAGCTGTTCAGACAGCAGAGCGTCCCCACCGCGTCCACTTACGGCTCGCCAGGGCAGCGCCTGGAGGACAAGGCCCCTGTGCCCCCAGGTCCTGCCGAGAAGTTCGCCTGCTTGTCCCCGGGGTACTACTCCCCGGACTATGgcatcccctcccccaaagcGGACGCTCTGCACTGCCCGCCTGCGGCTGTGGTCAATGTCACCCCCTCCCCAGAGGGTGCTTTCTCTGGTTTACAAGCGAAGTCCCCGCCTTCGCACAGAGATGAGCTGTTGGCCCCGTCCATGGAGGGGGCCCTTCCGCCTGACTTGGGCATCCCCCTGGATGCCACAGAGGACCAGCAGGCCACTGCCGCCATCATCCCCCCGGAGCCCAGCTACCTGGAGCCGCTGGACGAGGGCCCCTTCAGCACGGTCATCACAGAGGACCCCGTCGAGTGGGCGCACCCAGCTGCCTCGGAGCAGGCCCTGTCCTGCAGCCTGATGGGGGGCGCCCCCGAGAACCCCGTCAGCTGGCCTGTGGGGCCGGACCTCCTGCTTAAGTCCCCACAGCGCCTCCCAGAGTCCCCGCAGCATTTCTGCCCCACTGAGGCCCTCCACCCTGCTGCCCCGGGGCCCTTCGGCGCCCCAGAGCCCCcttacccaggctcccctgactCGTACCCTCTGTCGGCCACCGAGCCTGGACTCGAGGGCGCCAAAGGCGACGTGGTGGACACAGTCCCGGCCGCTGTGCCCGCCCCAGAAGAACCAGccccctttgcccctccttcCAGGCTGGAGCCCTTTTTCACCAACTGCAAACCGCTCCCTGACGCGCCCCCCGACGCGGCCCCGGAGCCTGCGTGTTTGGCCACCGTGACTCAGGTGGAGGCTCTGGCGCCCATGGAGAATAACTTCCTGGAAAACGGGCACGACCTGTCGGCCCTCGGCCAGGTGGAAGCGGTGCCCTGGCCTGATGGCTTCCCCAACTCCGAGGACGACTTGGACCTGGGGCCCTTCTCTCTGCCAGAGCTTCCTCTTCAAGCTAAAGACGTTTCCGATGTCGAAACGGAACCAGTAGAAGAGACTCCCCTTGGCCCTCCGGAAGACACCCCCGCGGGGCCCCCCGTAGTCCCGAGTGGCGGGGATGTCCCTGCAGCGGCTGCCGAGGAACAGCCCGCACTGCCTCCCGACCAGGCGGCTCCCCGGCTCCCCGCCGAGCCCGAGCCGGAGCCCCCCGAGGAGCCCAAGCCGGATGTGATGTTGGAGACCACGGTAGAGGCAGGGGTCACGTCAGAGGGGAGGGTCCCCCCCGAGGACTCGGACTCCAGCCTGGGGCCCGCACCGCCAGCCCCGGAGCGGCATCCAGCGGGGAGCGGAGACGAGGAGGCCGAGGGCCGGGACCCCCCGGCCGTGTCCCACGGCACCCCCGACGCCGGTGTcgttgccgccgccgccgccgcggatGGCTCGGCACAGGCACACGTGGAGGACGGGGCCGGCCCGCTCGACGGGGCCGGCCCCGAGGGACCTGTGGGCGGCATCCAGCCCGAAGCTTCAGAACCAGAACCCAAACCCGCGGTCGAAGCCCCGAAGGCGCCCAAGGTGGAGGAGATCCCCCAGCGCATGACGAGGAACCGGGCTCAGATGCTGGCCAACCAGAGCAAGCAGAGCTCGCCGCCCGCCGACAAGGAgcccgcgcccgccccgcccgcccgcgccAAGGGCCGCTGCTGCGAGGAGGACGACCCCCAGGCCCAGCACCCGCGCAAGCGCCGCTTCCAGCGCTCCAGccagcagctgcagcagcagaTGAACACGTCCACGCAGCAGACGCGGGAGGTGATCCAGCAGACGCTGGCCGCCATCGTGGACGCCATCAAGCTGGATGACATCGAGCCATACCACAGCGACAGGTCCAACCCCTACTTCGAGTACTTGCAGATCAGGAAGAAGATCGAGGAGAAGCGCAAGATTCTCTGCTACATCACGCCGCAGGCGCCCCAGTGCTACGCCGAGTACGTCACCTACACGGGCTCCTACCTCCTGGACGGCAAGCCGCTCAGCAAGCTGCACATCCCCGTG ATcgcgccccctccctccctggcggAGCCCCTGAAGGAACTGTTCAAGCAGCAGGAGGCCGTGAGGGGGAAGCTGCGGCTGCAGCACAGCATCGAGCGG GAAAAGCTCATAGTCTCCTGCGAGCAGGAGATCCTGCGGGTTCACTGCCGGGCAGCGAGAACCATCGCGAACCAGGCAGTGCCGTTCAGCGCCTGCACCATGCTGCTGGACTCCGAGGTCTACAACATGCCTCTGGAGAGTCAG GGCGACGAGAACAAGTCCGTGCGCGACCGGTTCAATGCGCGCCAGTTCATCTCGTGGCTCCAGGACGTGGACGACAAGTACGACCGCATGAAG ACGTGTCTCCTGATGCGGCAGCAGCACGAGGCCGCGGCCCTGAACGCCGTGCAGCGGATGGAGTGGCAGCTGAAGGCGCAGGAGCTGGACCCCGCCGGGCACAAGGCGCTGTGTGTGCACGAGGTGCCCTCCTTCTACGTGCCCATGGTCGACGTCAACGACGACTTCGTGCTTCTGCCGGCCTGA